Proteins encoded by one window of Nicotiana tabacum cultivar K326 chromosome 10, ASM71507v2, whole genome shotgun sequence:
- the LOC107776486 gene encoding coumaroyl-CoA:anthocyanidin 3-O-glucoside-6''-O-coumaroyltransferase 2-like, which produces MAPLQQKIKVLECCQVSPPSGSVPSTILPLTFLDIPWLLFSPSQPLFFYDFPHTTSHFKQTILSNFKTSLSFTLQYFFPLAGNLIIPPQPALPHLSYTSGDSVSLTIAESTADFNQLSGYNQIRGVQDFHQLVPQMPKNCDLLGIDQESRYSLLAVQITIFPECGISIGFSLCHVAADERTFNNFLKVWAAIFRTGLELYLPALNKNLPYYDRSVIHDINGLEPILWKQWWNQICLPKFLVDNFSDMVRSTFVMGRPEMEVIKGWIVSRSEKVFGSVQLLLSPYVITCSYIWVCWLKANMQHIEDPIEKTEPHYFGFIAGGITRLGYSVPVTYVGNCIAFGRAMARRNELLGENGIVFAAKAIGDTINELDRNVLGGVENWISDWKVFCGSGLHITVTGSPKVDLYSLDFGLGGPRKIEEISIDNTGSVSLCESREMVGGIEIGLALPLAKMEAFRVLYNEGLKIFPKTLPRDMG; this is translated from the coding sequence ATGGCACCTCTACAGCAAAAAATTAAAGTGCTTGAATGTTGCCAAGTCTCGCCACCATCAGGTTCAGTTCCATCAACTATTTTGCCATTAACATTCTTAGACATACCTTGGCTTCTTTTTTCCCCAAGTCAACCCCTTTTCTTCTATGATTTCCCTCACACAACTTCTCATTTCAAACAAACCATTCTATCCAACTTCAAAACTTCCCTTTCCTTCACACTCCAATATTTTTTCCCTTTAGCTGGCAATCTGATAATACCACCACAACCAGCTTTACCACACCTTAGCTACACCTCAGGTGACTCTGTTTCATTAACCATAGCAGAGTCCACAGCTGATTTTAACCAACTCTCAGGCTACAACCAAATTAGGGgtgttcaagattttcatcaattAGTTCCTCAAATGCCAAAAAATTGTGACTTGCTTGGTATTGACCAAGAGTCAAGGTACTCACTTTTGGCTGTCCAAATAACTATCTTTCCTGAATGTGGGATTTCTATTGGATTTTCCCTATGTCATGTGGCTGCAGATGAAAGGACATTCAACAATTTCTTGAAGGTTTGGGCTGCTATTTTTAGAACGGGACTAGAGTTGTACTTGCCTGCGTTGAACAAGAATTTACCGTATTATGATAGGTCAGTAATTCATGACATTAATGGACTTGAACCAATCTTGTGGAAACAATGGTGGAACCAAATATGTTTGCCAAAATTCCTAGTTGATAATTTTAGTGACATGGTAAGGTCCACATTTGTAATGGGTCGACCCGAGATGGAGGTTATCAAAGGATGGATCGTGTCTAGGTCCGAGAAAGTATTCGGGTCAGTCCAATTGCTTCTTTCTCCGTATGTCATAACATGTTCATATATTTGGGTGTGCTGGTTGAAAGCTAACATGCAACATATTGAAGATCCAATTGAAAAAACGGAGCCCCATTATTTCGGTTTCATAGCGGGCGGTATAACCCGGTTAGGTTACTCGGTACCTGTAACTTATGTAGGTAACTGCATTGCATTTGGTAGAGCAATGGCAAGGAGAAATGAGTTACTGGGAGAGAATGGTATAGTTTTTGCTGCAAAAGCAATTGGGGATACAATAAACGAATTGGATAGGAATGTGTTGGGTGGGGTAGAAAATTGGATTTCGGATTGGAAGGTGTTCTGTGGGTCGGGGCTCCATATAACAGTAACCGGGTCACCTAAAGTGGATCTTTACAGCTTGGATTTCGGGTTGGGCGGACccagaaaaattgaagaaatatcaATAGATAATACAGGTAGTGTGTCTCTATGTGAAAGCAGAGAGATGGTTGGTGGAATAGAGATTGGTTTGGCTCTTCCATTGGCCAAAATGGAGGCCTTTCGGGTTCTCTATAATGAAGGGCTCAAAATCTTCCCTAAAACTCTTCCAAGAGACATGGGTTGA